The bacterium DNA window GGACATCCGGTCTCGTCGCATCCGTTGATGGATCCGATCTTCCAGGCGTGCTCGGACCACGGCTTGGCCGTGTACGGGCACTGCATGCATGACTTCTGGGTCACTCCGTTGCAGTATGAGGAGATGGCGCGGGCGTTCCCCGATGTCCCGCTGATACTTGGGCACATGGGTATCCTGTGGTCAGTGGCCGAGGTGGCGATGGTCGCGAAGCGCAATCCCAACGTCTATCTCGAAACGTCGGTCGTGCCGCTGCGAAGCCTCCGCATCGGGATCCAGGGGGCGGGAGCTGAGAAAGTCGTGATGGGCACCGACTGGCCGGCGAACGACTTCGACCTCCAGATTGAGATGGTCCGACGCGCGACGGCGTCGCCAAGAGAGCACGAGATGGTCGTGGGCCGCAACATGGCGCGCATCCTGCGCATCGGCTAAGCGGGATATGTACGATCTCGTGTTGCGCCGGGCGCGTCTCCTCGATCGTCCCGAGCTCTGCGACGTGGCGGTGACGGCCGGACGTGTCACGGCGTGCGGTGCGCGTCTTGCCTCCGGCGACACGCGGGCATCGGGCCCCGCCCCGGCGTCCGGCGCCGCGCGAGAGGTGGATATCGACGGTCGGCTGCTGTTGCCCGGATTCGTGGACTCGCACATCCATCTGGACAAGGCGTTTCTGTGGCAATCTCCACTCATCCACGGCAAGACCGGGCCGCAGTTCTTCAGCGCGCTGCGCGAATTCAAGCGCCGGGCCGAGCGGCCCGAGATCAAGTCGCGTATGCACAGGGCGCTCGAGCTTGCCTCCCGGCATGGCACAATCGCGATCCGCGCGCAGATCGACATAGACGACATGGTTGGCTTGGCTGGCCTCGAAGCCGCGCTCGAATTGCGCGCCGAGTGGGCACGCTGGTTGGATCTTCAACTTGTTGCGTTCCCGCAAGAGGGCTTACTCGCCCGTCCGGGCCTCATGGATCTGCTTCGGGAGGCGCTGGCCATGGGCGCCGACGTCATAGGTGGCGGACCGTCCTTTGACGCCGTACCCGCCGCGGAACATTTAGCCGCGGTTTTCGCTCTCGCACGGGAGTACGACCGCGACGTCGACCTTCACGTGGATCTCGCAACCCCGGCCTCGCGGCCGGCGGCCGAGTGGGAACTGGCCGAGGTCGCGCGGCTGACGACCGCGTCCGGATGGCAGGGACGCGTAACTGTAGCGCACCTTCGTGGCCTCGGCGCGATGACGCCGGAGCAGGCTGAGCCGCTGCTCGCAATCATTCGCGACGCTGCCATTCGAGTCACGGTCGTGCCGGGCGCCGAGCTCCACACCGCCCGCGCGTGGTGGGATCCACCGGTGCGCGATATCACGCGGGCGATGACGAACGTCGAGCGGCTACTGCGCGCCGGTGTCAACCTGAGCTACTCGACGGGGCACATCTGCGATCCGTGGAACCCGCTCGGGACCGCCGATATGTTGGAGGACGCCTTCCTACTCGCGGCCGCCTACAA harbors:
- a CDS encoding amidohydrolase family protein, producing MYDLVLRRARLLDRPELCDVAVTAGRVTACGARLASGDTRASGPAPASGAAREVDIDGRLLLPGFVDSHIHLDKAFLWQSPLIHGKTGPQFFSALREFKRRAERPEIKSRMHRALELASRHGTIAIRAQIDIDDMVGLAGLEAALELRAEWARWLDLQLVAFPQEGLLARPGLMDLLREALAMGADVIGGGPSFDAVPAAEHLAAVFALAREYDRDVDLHVDLATPASRPAAEWELAEVARLTTASGWQGRVTVAHLRGLGAMTPEQAEPLLAIIRDAAIRVTVVPGAELHTARAWWDPPVRDITRAMTNVERLLRAGVNLSYSTGHICDPWNPLGTADMLEDAFLLAAAYNLGEPSIAGVPILRLATVEPWLAMRLPGPPDITVGRRADLVVLDAADADAAVRHQASRIYTFKSGTEVVRTEETQHAAWTH
- a CDS encoding amidohydrolase family protein; this encodes MIIDAYNHIWRARPNAPELFMHQELSAAAFVAEMDRSGIDKAVVCPLGQDIDNEFIAAGIRQFPDRLIGFLEVNPRDADAADQMARLAHDHGFRGLKLHPTMMGHPVSSHPLMDPIFQACSDHGLAVYGHCMHDFWVTPLQYEEMARAFPDVPLILGHMGILWSVAEVAMVAKRNPNVYLETSVVPLRSLRIGIQGAGAEKVVMGTDWPANDFDLQIEMVRRATASPREHEMVVGRNMARILRIG